The Rana temporaria chromosome 13, aRanTem1.1, whole genome shotgun sequence genome has a window encoding:
- the LOC120920310 gene encoding serine protease inhibitor A6-like encodes MKFLLILLLLIPVITSSAKPKSAKSQKETKGGKDPKKEQALRETVKANTKFVINFFKHLTSRSSQEKNSPPKNVVLSPFSISSAFSMMLLGATSKTHQEMWKGLSLNNARCREMEVHRAYSNLLQMLNEPKSSLQVHIGNAIFLKDKLTVLESFKDDTKRYYHAEIIQEDFSDLKKVEKKINRYVKNKTKGKIDELVKDLHNDTKMVLINYVLFKGEWQKTFHPDSTRVGKFFVDENTEVDVPMMHRTGRYNTFHDTDLPCTVVELPYKDNASMIIAVAEPGKIHEVERGMSAKTIQRWRTSLIEGFIDLSVPKFSISSTIDLKEVLRALGIRTAFSKDAKFPGITRDIKLKVGKAVHKAVLDVDEKGTVAAGATAIEMVRFSLLEKIQINRPFISIICEHKTNSILFMATVMNPSRK; translated from the exons ATGAAGTTCCTCCTAATTTTGCTTTTGCTCATCCCGGTCATAACTTCTTCAGCTAAACCAAAATCTGCAAAGTCCCAAAAGGAAACCAAGGGTGGAAAAGATCCGAAGAAAGAGCAAGCCTTAAGGGAAACAGTAAAGGCAAACACGAAATTTGTCATCAATTTCTTCAAACATCTGACCTCCAGGTCATCTCAGGAAAAGAAttctccacccaaaaatgttgttttgtcaCCTTTCAGCATTTCTTCTGCTTTTTCCATGATGTTGTTGGGGGCCACGTCAAAGACCCACCAGGAAATGTGGAAAGGTTTGAGCCTGAACAACGCACGTTGCAGGGAAATGGAGGTCCACCGGGCGTATTCCAATCTTCTCCAGATGTTAAATGAGCCGAAGAGCAGCCTTCAGGTCCACATCGGAAACGCCATCTTTCTAAAAGATAAACTGACCGTGCTGGAGAGCTTTAAAGATGATACAAAGCGCTACTACCATGCTGAAATTATACAAGAGGATTTTAGCGACCTAAAAAAAgttgaaaagaaaataaatcgATACGTGAAAAATAAAACTAAGGGCAAAATTGATGAACTTGTCAAAGACCTTCATAACGACACTAAGATGGTCCTGATCAACTACGTTCTGTTTAAGG GCGAATGGCAGAAAACTTTTCATCCAGATAGTACAAGAGTTGGGAAGTTCTTTGTTGATGAGAACACAGAGGTGGATGTTCCAATGATGCATCGCACGGGTCGCTACAACACTTTCCATGACACGGATCTTCCTTGTACAGTGGTGGAGCTTCCATACAAGGACAACGCATCCATGATTATCGCCGTGGCCGAGCCGGGCAAGATCCACGAGGTAGAGCGAGGAATGTcggccaagaccatacaacgaTGGAGGACATCACTCATAGAAGG GTTCATTGACCTCTCTGTGCCAAAATTTTCCATCAGTTCAACTATAGACCTAAAGGAGGTTTTGCGTGCCCTTGGCATCAGAACTGCCTTCTCCAAAGATGCCAAGTTCCCCGGAATCACTCGTGATATTAAACTAAAAGTTGGAAAG gccgtACACAAGGCTGTCCTGGatgtggatgaaaaagggacggTGGCTGCCGGAGCCACGGCCATAGAAATGGTTCGATTCTCGCTATTGGAAAAGATACAAATTAACCGTCCATTCATTTCCATCATCTGTGAGCACAAAACCAACAGCATTCTCTTCATGGCGACTGTCATGAATCCTTCCCGGAAATAA